From one Pseudanabaena sp. FACHB-2040 genomic stretch:
- the btpA gene encoding photosystem I biogenesis protein BtpA, whose protein sequence is MDLVEIFHTPNPVIGVVHLLPLPTSPRWQGSLQAVIDRAEQEATALASGGVHGLMVENFFDAPFTKGQVDPAVVSAMSLIVHRLKHLVTLPIGVNVLRNDGRSAIAIATNVGASFIRVNVLTGVMATDQGLIEGCAHELLRYRRELGSTVKILADVLVKHARPLGSPNLTTAVQETLERGLADGVILSGWATGSPPSLEDLELARAAAKDRPVFIGSGATIDNVGQLMRAADGVIVASSLKRRGQIEQPIDPNRVSQFVEAMQESLAQPEEMPSMPSMMISKSPRQFP, encoded by the coding sequence GTGGACTTAGTAGAGATTTTTCACACGCCCAATCCGGTGATCGGGGTTGTGCACTTGTTACCCCTGCCGACGTCTCCTCGCTGGCAAGGCAGCCTGCAGGCGGTCATTGACCGGGCTGAGCAGGAGGCGACCGCGCTGGCCTCAGGGGGCGTGCACGGCCTTATGGTCGAGAACTTTTTTGATGCTCCTTTTACTAAAGGGCAGGTTGATCCGGCGGTGGTCAGCGCTATGAGTCTGATTGTGCATCGCTTAAAACATTTGGTAACGCTACCGATTGGGGTGAACGTGCTGCGCAACGATGGGCGCAGTGCGATCGCAATTGCCACCAATGTTGGGGCCAGCTTTATTCGGGTCAATGTGCTGACTGGAGTCATGGCCACCGATCAGGGGCTGATCGAAGGCTGTGCCCACGAGCTACTGCGCTATCGGCGAGAGTTGGGCAGCACCGTCAAGATTTTGGCGGATGTGCTGGTGAAGCACGCCCGTCCCTTGGGATCACCCAACCTAACCACTGCTGTTCAGGAAACGCTGGAGCGGGGTCTGGCCGATGGCGTGATTCTGTCGGGTTGGGCTACGGGCAGCCCGCCTAGCCTAGAGGATCTGGAGCTAGCCCGGGCAGCAGCCAAGGATCGGCCTGTGTTTATTGGCAGCGGAGCCACCATAGACAATGTCGGGCAGCTGATGCGGGCAGCAGACGGGGTGATTGTGGCCAGTTCCTTAAAACGTCGTGGCCAGATCGAACAGCCGATTGACCCTAATCGGGTTAGCCAATTTGTCGAAGCCATGCAGGAAAGCCTAGCTCAGCCTGAGGAAATGCCCTCCATGCCCTCTATGATGATCTCCAAATCCCCCCGCCAGTTTCCTTAA
- the rimO gene encoding 30S ribosomal protein S12 methylthiotransferase RimO: MGLKPTVAFTHLGCEKNRVDTEHMLGLLVKAGYQVDSNEEVADYVVVNTCSFIEAAREESVRTLVELAEADKKIVITGCLAQHFQGELLAELPEAVALVGTGDYHRIVEVIERAEAGERVKAISAQPTYIADETVPRYRTTTEGVAYVRVAEGCNYRCAFCIIPHLRGDQRSRPIESIVAEAHQLAAEGVKEIVLISQITTNYGADIYGRPQLAELLRALGEVNVPWIRMHYAYPTGLTPEVIRAIQETPNVLPYLDLPLQHSHPEMLRAMNRPWQGRVNDDIICRIKEALPDAVLRTTFIVGFPGETEAHFEHLVDFVQRHEFDHVGVFTFSSEEGTPAHDLPDQLPQSVKDERRETLMLTQQPISLRRNQAEIGQVVKVLIEQENPATGECIGRSPRFAPDVDGLVYVTGQAPLGQLVPVQVEAADTYDLFGRIATPAV, translated from the coding sequence ATGGGTCTGAAGCCAACGGTTGCGTTCACTCACTTGGGTTGTGAGAAGAACCGGGTTGATACTGAGCATATGTTGGGCCTTTTGGTAAAGGCCGGGTATCAGGTAGATAGTAACGAAGAGGTCGCAGATTACGTTGTTGTAAATACTTGCAGCTTCATTGAAGCAGCCCGAGAAGAGTCTGTCCGCACACTGGTAGAACTGGCGGAAGCCGATAAAAAAATCGTCATCACTGGCTGTTTAGCCCAGCATTTTCAAGGAGAGCTGCTAGCAGAGCTGCCCGAGGCAGTGGCGCTAGTGGGCACAGGTGACTATCACCGGATTGTGGAAGTCATTGAACGGGCTGAAGCCGGAGAGCGCGTCAAAGCCATCTCAGCCCAGCCGACCTACATTGCTGACGAAACGGTGCCCCGCTACCGCACAACCACCGAAGGCGTTGCCTATGTGCGAGTTGCCGAAGGCTGTAACTACCGCTGTGCCTTCTGCATCATCCCTCACCTCAGGGGGGATCAGCGCTCTAGGCCGATTGAGTCAATTGTGGCCGAGGCCCATCAGCTGGCGGCAGAAGGAGTTAAAGAAATCGTCCTGATTTCCCAGATCACTACCAACTATGGGGCTGATATCTACGGTCGGCCTCAGTTAGCGGAGTTGCTGCGCGCCCTGGGTGAAGTGAACGTCCCTTGGATCCGGATGCACTACGCCTACCCAACCGGGCTGACGCCAGAGGTCATTCGCGCCATTCAAGAAACGCCTAATGTGCTGCCCTATTTAGATTTGCCGCTGCAGCACTCCCATCCAGAAATGCTGCGGGCGATGAACCGTCCCTGGCAGGGCAGAGTCAACGATGACATTATCTGCCGCATCAAAGAAGCGCTGCCCGATGCAGTGCTGAGAACAACCTTCATTGTCGGCTTTCCGGGTGAAACCGAAGCCCATTTCGAGCATTTGGTGGACTTTGTGCAGCGCCACGAGTTTGACCACGTTGGCGTGTTTACCTTTTCCTCTGAAGAAGGCACCCCTGCTCACGATTTGCCCGATCAGCTGCCCCAATCAGTGAAGGACGAACGCCGAGAAACCCTGATGTTGACCCAGCAGCCAATCTCGCTGCGGCGCAACCAGGCTGAAATTGGCCAGGTAGTAAAAGTGTTAATTGAGCAGGAAAACCCAGCGACGGGTGAGTGTATTGGGCGCTCACCTCGTTTTGCACCCGACGTTGATGGGCTGGTTTACGTCACCGGACAGGCCCCCTTGGGCCAGCTTGTACCGGTTCAAGTTGAAGCGGCAGATACCTACGATTTGTTTGGCCGCATCGCTACCCCAGCAGTTTAA